One window of Paenibacillus sp. FSL K6-3182 genomic DNA carries:
- a CDS encoding AraC family transcriptional regulator translates to MKETVYSFWHLLDPKLPLNIVMAGISYCDKNYIIERKGENLFSFEYIMDGSGVLEIESQTLYPQKNDVYLLTKNSYHKYYSSEENPWVKIWVVFNGDFAESLFKHYLPADTYIVKDCNILSYMNEIINIASAKQKNYSDITDEISVIVLKIILHLKNHLENKVLSIPERIKQCLDLNIENAIDINDVSLQLGYSKNYIIKLFRECYGITPYTYFRNRKIELAKQYLLNTNLNINEISTKLNFADQHYFSSSFKAIAGITPSEYRKNRTNQFIEAEGYS, encoded by the coding sequence ATGAAAGAAACTGTTTATAGCTTTTGGCATCTGCTAGATCCTAAACTTCCATTGAATATCGTAATGGCAGGAATTTCTTATTGCGATAAGAATTATATCATCGAGAGAAAAGGTGAAAATTTATTTTCATTCGAGTATATTATGGATGGAAGCGGTGTGTTGGAGATAGAATCCCAAACGCTGTATCCTCAAAAAAATGATGTATATCTCTTAACTAAAAATAGTTATCATAAGTATTATTCCAGCGAGGAAAATCCGTGGGTTAAAATATGGGTCGTTTTTAATGGGGATTTTGCAGAAAGTTTATTTAAGCATTACTTGCCAGCAGACACCTATATTGTGAAAGATTGCAACATTCTTTCTTATATGAATGAAATTATTAATATTGCATCTGCCAAGCAAAAAAACTACTCTGATATTACAGATGAGATATCAGTCATTGTGTTAAAAATCATATTGCATTTAAAAAACCATTTGGAAAATAAAGTGCTCTCTATTCCTGAGCGCATTAAACAATGTTTGGATTTAAACATCGAGAATGCTATCGATATTAACGATGTTTCATTGCAGCTTGGATATTCGAAAAACTACATTATTAAATTATTCCGAGAATGTTATGGTATAACGCCTTATACATATTTTCGCAATCGCAAAATAGAGCTCGCCAAGCAATATTTGCTTAACACGAATCTAAACATCAACGAGATATCTACAAAGTTGAATTTTGCCGACCAGCATTATTTCTCTTCATCATTTAAAGCCATTGCAGGCATTACGCCTTCGGAATATAGAAAAAATAGAACTAACCAATTTATAGAGGCGGAGGGGTACTCTTGA
- a CDS encoding HAD family hydrolase, whose translation MIFVFDLDGTICFKGQPVSEKMLSGLEELTQAGHEVIFASARPIRDILPVLHHRFHNFSLIGGNGSLISKDGSMIAIETFNEDLRLNMLKYIEAHQATYLIDSHWDYAYTGSLEHPILKNVDASKLAKLVAVESLETIVKILILTANDMEVLEQKLASLEVVIHRHRNEGVIDISPTHIHKWSALQKLGVEAKQFIAFGNDANDISMFQNAKHAVMIGHHDELAPYASEVIPLAGNYEEQIVEKLKELAGKHVPLNS comes from the coding sequence ATGATTTTTGTTTTTGATTTAGATGGAACCATTTGCTTTAAAGGACAGCCTGTTTCAGAAAAGATGCTAAGTGGTTTGGAGGAATTAACGCAAGCAGGGCATGAGGTTATTTTTGCTTCCGCTCGTCCCATTCGAGATATACTTCCTGTTCTTCATCATCGTTTTCACAATTTTTCTCTTATAGGAGGAAATGGTTCTCTTATTTCTAAGGATGGCAGCATGATCGCTATAGAAACTTTTAATGAAGATTTAAGGCTTAACATGCTGAAGTATATTGAAGCGCATCAAGCGACATATTTGATTGATAGCCATTGGGATTATGCCTACACCGGTTCTTTAGAGCATCCGATATTAAAAAATGTTGATGCCTCCAAGCTTGCTAAGCTTGTTGCAGTAGAGTCGCTGGAAACCATAGTCAAAATACTAATCCTTACCGCGAATGATATGGAAGTTTTGGAGCAAAAGCTTGCAAGCCTAGAAGTTGTTATTCACAGGCATCGTAATGAAGGTGTCATTGATATTAGTCCAACTCATATTCATAAATGGAGTGCTCTGCAAAAATTAGGGGTGGAAGCCAAACAATTTATTGCATTTGGGAACGATGCCAACGACATTTCGATGTTTCAAAACGCGAAACATGCGGTTATGATTGGCCATCATGATGAGCTGGCTCCTTATGCATCGGAAGTAATTCCGCTCGCGGGCAATTACGAAGAACAGATCGTAGAGAAACTGAAGGAGCTTGCTGGCAAGCATGTTCCATTGAATTCATAG
- a CDS encoding endospore germination permease — protein MSGSGNKISFVQIFMMFSLMNGLASHVIVNPMILSASKRDSWITVLITGVFFLIWILLLVWIMNRSGQQEWKKWLSRRSSPFVSWLLILPVCIQMYLIGGMTVIHTATWHVTNYLPSTPKMLLVVSLVLFCTAMSMWGLKVIAIVAGVLLPLVALLGIFVGSFNSPMKDFSLLKPVLEHGWGPVWNGMVYSGAGFVELMALIVLQHHLKTKVRAWQLLLYGVFSIVISLGPIVGAITEFGPIEASHQMTSPYEQWRLVKIGQFVEHLDFLSIFQWLSGAIVRISLSVYLFVELLSLRQARSRHWAIAIIMVSYILLSLFRVNEYTFYLWMDRYYMPISLVVLLSFSFLWMIAALFLGSASKEGKT, from the coding sequence TTGAGCGGTTCGGGTAATAAAATCAGCTTTGTGCAAATATTTATGATGTTTTCATTAATGAATGGCCTTGCCAGCCACGTTATTGTAAATCCGATGATTTTGTCTGCATCCAAACGTGATTCGTGGATTACTGTACTGATTACAGGTGTGTTTTTTCTTATTTGGATTTTGCTATTGGTCTGGATAATGAACCGATCAGGTCAGCAAGAGTGGAAAAAGTGGCTATCCCGCAGGAGTTCCCCTTTTGTTTCTTGGCTTCTTATCCTTCCCGTTTGCATTCAGATGTATCTCATTGGCGGTATGACCGTCATCCATACGGCTACATGGCATGTTACAAATTATTTGCCCTCTACTCCTAAGATGCTGCTCGTTGTCTCACTGGTATTATTTTGTACAGCCATGTCTATGTGGGGATTAAAGGTCATTGCGATCGTTGCAGGTGTGTTGCTTCCGCTTGTTGCTTTGTTAGGCATTTTTGTCGGTTCATTCAATTCTCCAATGAAAGATTTTTCGTTATTAAAGCCTGTACTTGAGCATGGATGGGGCCCGGTTTGGAACGGGATGGTTTATTCCGGTGCAGGATTTGTGGAGTTGATGGCGCTTATCGTGCTGCAGCATCATTTGAAGACGAAAGTTCGAGCTTGGCAGCTGCTTTTATATGGCGTATTTTCCATCGTCATTTCACTGGGACCTATCGTTGGTGCGATTACAGAGTTTGGACCCATAGAAGCATCCCATCAAATGACTTCGCCTTACGAGCAGTGGAGGCTCGTGAAAATTGGGCAATTTGTTGAGCATCTAGACTTTTTATCCATCTTTCAATGGCTGTCTGGCGCGATTGTTCGCATAAGCTTATCTGTGTATTTATTCGTTGAATTGCTTTCTCTTCGTCAAGCACGCAGTCGACACTGGGCAATAGCTATCATTATGGTGAGTTATATCCTTCTGTCACTGTTTCGAGTAAACGAATATACCTTTTATTTATGGATGGATCGTTATTACATGCCAATCTCGCTGGTGGTATTGTTGTCCTTCTCATTCTTATGGATGATTGCCGCCCTGTTCTTAGGATCTGCCTCAAAGGAGGGAAAAACATGA
- a CDS encoding histidine phosphatase family protein — MNTIVYMVRHAESPYDEGTERTRGLTTKGKSDVEKVTEILKEEGIDIIISSPYNREILSVEGLAQNLGLDIETFEDLRERHFAGEIIENLMSVIREKFYDFDYALPGGESNSDCQNRSISVIKNILKEHSGKKIAIGTHGLVMTLMINYFDSSYGLDFLNQLKKPDIYKLSFENLELKEVIRLWNEDFFI, encoded by the coding sequence ATGAACACCATCGTCTATATGGTTAGGCATGCTGAATCACCATACGATGAAGGAACTGAAAGAACAAGAGGACTCACCACAAAGGGCAAGAGCGATGTTGAAAAAGTTACAGAAATTCTTAAAGAAGAAGGAATAGATATTATTATATCTAGCCCATATAACCGAGAAATCTTGAGTGTTGAGGGATTGGCACAAAACTTGGGATTGGATATCGAAACATTTGAAGATCTCAGGGAAAGGCATTTTGCTGGAGAAATTATTGAAAATTTAATGTCCGTTATTAGAGAGAAATTTTATGATTTTGATTATGCTTTACCGGGTGGGGAGTCTAATTCTGATTGCCAGAATAGATCGATATCAGTGATAAAAAACATATTAAAAGAACACTCTGGGAAAAAAATAGCGATTGGAACACATGGTCTTGTAATGACTTTGATGATCAATTATTTTGATTCAAGTTATGGTTTGGATTTTTTAAATCAATTAAAGAAACCAGATATTTATAAATTAAGTTTTGAAAATTTAGAACTAAAAGAGGTAATAAGACTATGGAATGAGGATTTTTTTATTTAG
- a CDS encoding DUF4177 domain-containing protein: MYEYMYVETSLGGFFSEAKHRETIDEYAKEGWRLVQVLPTHYNGHGKPTAYEIIFERLISNRDANT, encoded by the coding sequence TTGTACGAATATATGTATGTTGAAACGTCATTGGGTGGGTTTTTCTCCGAGGCAAAACATCGGGAAACGATCGATGAATATGCAAAAGAAGGATGGAGATTAGTGCAGGTTTTACCGACACATTATAATGGTCATGGAAAACCAACGGCGTATGAAATTATTTTCGAACGTTTAATATCAAATAGGGACGCAAACACGTAA
- a CDS encoding spore germination protein, producing the protein MNGQAQSKPENWNEESLRDLFAGASDVKIQACHFGEQEIVEVVIAFAEGLSHSADIGKFILPELNRLFKEQGSFKDPIVRLSNVLSITEFTEATKDALSEAIFQGDLLLIFTQENKVAFVSIADKPTRQPYESSTEISVKGPRDGFVEDITVNIALIRKRLRSPSLHVDNLTIGRRTKTRIGVLYFYDIINPKILEDLHARLEKIDIDGLISISQLEELLSDFKFKLLPIMDFTGRPDYAVQSLLSGRVVLVIDGLPMVLIAPAGLSLILKSPEDAHFNYAYVSFSRIIRGISLFLSIFLPAVWVALVSFHQDQIPFQMMATISVTRLGLPLSSHMEMFLLLMLLEIFREAGVRLPNAIGQTLTSIGGLIIGDAAIRAGLVSPSVVVVGAITAVSGVTLVNQTLSTQVSILRLFFFTLSAILGMYGVILGMVLLIGYMGTIKSFGVSYLAPLSPLSVRELLISFLRLPWDKINKRPTALQTKDPDKKKED; encoded by the coding sequence ATGAATGGACAAGCGCAGTCAAAGCCAGAGAACTGGAATGAGGAAAGCTTAAGGGATCTCTTTGCGGGGGCATCAGATGTCAAAATCCAAGCTTGCCACTTCGGAGAACAAGAGATCGTTGAAGTTGTAATTGCTTTTGCAGAAGGTCTGAGCCATTCAGCGGATATTGGTAAGTTTATTTTGCCAGAGCTTAATCGGCTTTTTAAAGAACAGGGCTCGTTCAAGGACCCGATTGTGCGGTTGTCCAATGTATTGTCGATTACAGAATTTACAGAAGCGACAAAGGATGCGTTATCTGAGGCTATTTTTCAAGGGGATCTGCTGCTTATATTCACACAAGAAAATAAAGTGGCTTTTGTAAGCATAGCAGATAAGCCAACAAGACAGCCATATGAATCCAGTACAGAAATTTCGGTTAAGGGACCAAGGGATGGGTTCGTTGAAGATATTACTGTAAATATTGCCTTAATCCGTAAACGGCTTCGAAGCCCTTCTCTCCATGTAGATAATTTGACAATAGGACGAAGAACAAAGACGCGGATTGGGGTTCTTTACTTTTATGACATCATTAATCCCAAGATATTGGAGGACTTACATGCGCGATTGGAAAAGATTGATATTGACGGTTTAATCAGTATTAGTCAGCTAGAGGAATTGTTGTCTGACTTTAAATTCAAGCTATTGCCGATTATGGATTTTACCGGAAGACCCGATTATGCCGTCCAAAGCTTGCTTTCGGGCCGTGTAGTACTCGTTATTGATGGATTGCCGATGGTGTTAATTGCGCCAGCTGGCTTGTCCCTTATTTTAAAGTCTCCAGAGGATGCCCATTTCAACTATGCGTATGTTTCGTTCTCAAGAATAATAAGAGGGATCAGCTTATTCTTGTCTATCTTTTTGCCAGCTGTATGGGTTGCGTTAGTGTCATTTCATCAAGATCAAATTCCATTTCAAATGATGGCTACTATTTCTGTGACTAGGCTGGGGCTGCCGCTTTCTTCGCATATGGAAATGTTTTTGCTGCTCATGCTGTTAGAAATTTTTAGGGAAGCGGGAGTAAGGCTTCCTAACGCAATCGGTCAGACACTGACGTCAATTGGGGGGTTGATCATTGGGGATGCAGCCATTCGAGCGGGTTTGGTCTCGCCTTCAGTAGTCGTAGTTGGTGCGATTACCGCCGTTTCGGGCGTAACTCTAGTGAATCAGACGTTAAGCACGCAGGTTAGTATTTTGAGGCTGTTCTTTTTTACACTATCCGCAATTCTTGGCATGTACGGCGTGATTTTAGGTATGGTACTGCTCATTGGTTACATGGGTACTATAAAATCATTTGGCGTAAGCTATTTGGCGCCTTTATCTCCGCTATCCGTCAGGGAGCTGCTTATTTCTTTCCTGAGATTGCCATGGGATAAAATCAACAAACGACCTACCGCGCTGCAAACGAAAGATCCCGATAAGAAGAAGGAGGATTAG
- a CDS encoding GrpB family protein: MEEQWIIAKYDPEWKNRFYDIALKIRNALGDLVVRIDHVGSTSIVGLDAKPIIDIQLSVIDFETIIYHKSEMEKIGFVYREENADKTKKYFREIPGSRRTHIHVRQSGSFSEQLTLLFRDYLRAHPEDCLRYAQEKHRLFELYKDERSKYVEGKGPIVWDIIQKAHIWSQEAGWKPSASDM; the protein is encoded by the coding sequence ATGGAGGAACAATGGATAATTGCAAAATATGATCCAGAATGGAAAAATCGATTTTATGATATCGCTCTAAAAATAAGAAATGCTTTGGGAGATTTGGTCGTTCGTATTGACCATGTTGGCTCAACTTCGATTGTTGGTTTAGATGCGAAGCCCATCATTGATATTCAATTATCCGTTATTGATTTTGAAACGATCATATACCATAAGAGTGAGATGGAGAAAATAGGTTTCGTATATCGAGAAGAAAACGCAGATAAAACGAAAAAGTATTTTCGAGAAATACCGGGCAGTCGAAGAACGCATATTCATGTACGGCAGTCAGGTAGTTTTTCAGAACAATTAACTTTATTGTTTAGAGATTATTTGCGTGCGCACCCTGAGGACTGTTTAAGATACGCCCAGGAGAAACATCGATTATTTGAGCTTTATAAGGATGAACGCTCCAAGTATGTCGAAGGCAAAGGGCCAATCGTTTGGGATATTATTCAGAAAGCACATATTTGGTCGCAAGAAGCGGGTTGGAAACCATCCGCTTCAGATATGTGA
- a CDS encoding histidine phosphatase family protein, which translates to MNIYVVRHCKAEGQSPSAKLTEEGYLQAERVAEFLHGKPIEHIISSPFLRAIQSISPLAEKIQVNCHVDDRLSERVLCGESNVNWLEMLRHTFIDLEMCYEGGESSTSAMNRALAVITDVRNSGFSNVVIVTHGNLMSLLLKHYDTKFGFEEWAALSNPDVYHLQFEGELPIIQRIWNG; encoded by the coding sequence TTGAACATCTACGTAGTCAGACACTGCAAGGCAGAAGGGCAATCGCCAAGTGCTAAGCTTACTGAAGAAGGTTATCTGCAAGCGGAGCGGGTAGCTGAATTTCTGCATGGCAAACCTATCGAACATATCATTTCGAGCCCGTTCCTAAGGGCCATTCAATCTATTTCTCCATTAGCTGAAAAAATTCAGGTAAACTGTCATGTGGATGACCGCTTGTCAGAACGGGTTTTATGTGGCGAAAGCAATGTTAACTGGCTTGAAATGCTTCGTCATACTTTTATAGATCTGGAGATGTGTTATGAAGGCGGCGAATCCAGTACTTCTGCGATGAATCGTGCCTTAGCGGTAATAACCGATGTGAGAAATAGCGGGTTTAGCAATGTGGTTATCGTTACGCATGGAAACTTGATGTCCTTGCTGCTTAAGCATTATGATACTAAATTCGGTTTTGAAGAATGGGCAGCCTTGTCTAATCCTGATGTCTATCATTTGCAGTTTGAAGGTGAATTGCCAATTATACAGCGAATATGGAATGGCTGA
- a CDS encoding DUF4965 domain-containing protein: MIMRAPAVPLITVDPYFSVWSMANELNEADTKHWTGQPHKLVGTAVVNGKEYCFMGGNDNGIKMKQTSVDINALSSKYRFTSDEINLLVTFTTPLLMDDLKLMSRPVSYIHVQAESNNGEAHDVTIKINVDDELCQNFKYEFPVDYKDISEPGFTCGKIGSKFQNVLNKAGDDLRINWGYLYLASNHEKASVIDVANTHEYGTVSHNIELSIPVNTGENANALFAVAYDDIKAIEYFNEPLNAYWKKDGETIEDALKQALSEYDNLFEKCEQFSSTLFAEAAESGNEKYAELVSLAYRQAIAGHKVCADTDGNVLFISKENFSNGCAATVDVTYPSIPQFLIYNPELVKGMLRPIFKYAATDIWYYDFAPHDAGTYPLVNGQVYSHGTCPTWQMPVEECGNMLICTAAVAVTENDVSFAKENWDHLEKWCNYLINNGVDPDNQLCTDDFAGHLAHNCNLSIKAIMGIASFAILNRMAGDEKKSEELMNVAKGMIDNWLVMAANEDGTYRLAFDRPDSFSMKYNAVWDQLFGLELFPKDTFKAETKAYLEKHSGEFGLMLDNRDTYTKSDWIVWSATLCDNKEDFNSIVDRLWHAYDKTESRVPMSDWYSTSTAKMVGFQNRTVQGGLFIKLLMDKEICKIK, translated from the coding sequence ATGATTATGCGAGCTCCAGCTGTCCCACTTATAACTGTAGACCCTTATTTTTCTGTTTGGTCTATGGCTAACGAATTGAACGAAGCTGATACCAAACATTGGACGGGCCAACCTCATAAATTAGTCGGTACCGCTGTGGTTAACGGAAAAGAATATTGTTTTATGGGCGGCAATGATAATGGTATAAAAATGAAACAAACAAGCGTAGATATTAATGCATTATCCAGCAAATATCGTTTTACATCTGATGAAATCAATTTACTCGTTACGTTTACTACCCCTCTTTTAATGGATGATTTAAAGCTTATGTCTAGACCCGTTTCTTATATTCATGTACAAGCCGAATCTAACAATGGCGAAGCACATGATGTGACTATAAAAATAAATGTCGATGATGAGTTATGTCAAAACTTTAAATATGAATTCCCAGTCGATTACAAAGACATTAGCGAGCCAGGTTTTACATGCGGCAAGATTGGAAGCAAATTTCAAAATGTTTTAAATAAAGCTGGTGATGATCTTAGAATTAACTGGGGTTATTTATACCTCGCTTCTAATCATGAAAAGGCTTCTGTCATCGATGTAGCCAATACACATGAATACGGTACGGTAAGCCATAACATTGAGCTGTCTATCCCTGTAAATACAGGCGAAAACGCAAATGCGCTTTTTGCTGTTGCATATGATGATATCAAAGCGATTGAGTATTTTAATGAGCCGCTTAATGCTTATTGGAAAAAAGACGGTGAAACCATCGAAGATGCCTTGAAGCAGGCTCTATCTGAGTACGACAACCTATTTGAAAAGTGTGAACAGTTCTCATCCACTCTATTTGCAGAAGCTGCAGAATCAGGCAATGAGAAGTACGCGGAACTAGTATCCTTAGCCTACAGACAAGCAATTGCAGGTCATAAGGTTTGTGCGGATACCGATGGAAACGTTCTCTTTATATCCAAAGAAAATTTCAGCAATGGCTGTGCAGCTACGGTAGACGTTACGTATCCATCCATACCGCAATTTTTGATTTACAACCCAGAGCTCGTTAAAGGGATGCTGCGCCCTATTTTTAAATACGCTGCTACTGATATTTGGTATTATGATTTTGCACCACACGATGCGGGAACCTATCCACTCGTTAACGGCCAAGTCTATAGTCACGGCACATGCCCTACTTGGCAAATGCCCGTTGAAGAATGTGGAAATATGCTGATTTGCACAGCTGCTGTTGCGGTCACGGAGAATGATGTATCTTTTGCCAAAGAGAACTGGGACCATCTTGAGAAATGGTGCAATTATTTAATCAACAATGGTGTAGATCCTGACAACCAGCTGTGTACGGATGATTTTGCAGGGCATCTCGCGCATAACTGTAACTTATCGATTAAGGCTATTATGGGTATCGCAAGCTTTGCGATTCTAAACCGTATGGCTGGAGACGAGAAAAAGTCAGAGGAATTAATGAATGTTGCAAAAGGAATGATAGATAACTGGCTCGTCATGGCTGCTAATGAAGACGGAACCTATCGTTTAGCATTTGACCGTCCTGATTCCTTCAGCATGAAATACAATGCGGTATGGGATCAATTATTCGGTCTCGAATTGTTCCCTAAAGATACATTTAAAGCTGAGACTAAAGCCTATTTGGAGAAACATTCAGGTGAGTTTGGCCTCATGCTTGATAATCGTGACACCTACACCAAATCGGATTGGATCGTTTGGAGTGCGACGCTCTGCGACAATAAGGAAGATTTCAATTCCATTGTAGACCGCCTCTGGCATGCATATGATAAAACCGAGAGCCGCGTTCCAATGAGCGACTGGTATTCAACAAGCACTGCAAAGATGGTAGGCTTCCAAAACCGTACCGTTCAAGGCGGATTATTTATTAAATTGCTTATGGATAAAGAGATTTGTAAGATCAAGTAG
- a CDS encoding serine hydrolase domain-containing protein — MEKKRKKGRVWKIIGLILGALIIALATITFIQVDFSNPKDLEKFVQVKMKKSGMTGVSIAIIKDNQIDRIINYGDADREKDIPITNDTVFQIASVSKTVTATAVIQLVEKGTIQLDDDINTFLPIRIVHPKFPDTPITFRMLLNHTSGIDNNWKLYDSLYTSNTGGGDSTVALAQFMKDFLVPGEKWYDEEKNFTKDKPGSAFSYSNVGYGLLGYLVEEISKIPFPDYTQQHIFDPVGMKHTKWLHKDLLSNNVLAVPYDAKHKPLMPYSFPTYPDGTLKTTTTEFAKFYLAIMNGGKAEKGTILSQTTLDEMFKPQSDNGNQALGWSYSALDSLYLKGVSKGKVIGHNGSDPGVLTITMFNPDNKSGLILFFNHELSLSLKSLNLHSMVKRLVKESGM, encoded by the coding sequence ATGGAGAAGAAAAGGAAGAAGGGGCGGGTTTGGAAAATCATTGGACTTATTTTGGGAGCACTCATCATTGCTTTAGCAACGATTACTTTCATTCAGGTTGATTTCTCTAACCCTAAGGATCTTGAGAAATTCGTCCAAGTCAAAATGAAGAAATCAGGCATGACAGGCGTATCCATCGCAATAATCAAAGACAATCAAATTGATCGCATTATTAATTACGGAGACGCTGACAGGGAAAAAGATATACCGATCACAAATGACACGGTATTTCAGATTGCCTCCGTTTCCAAAACCGTGACTGCTACGGCCGTCATACAGCTTGTTGAGAAAGGAACCATTCAGCTGGATGATGACATAAATACGTTTTTGCCGATAAGAATTGTTCATCCTAAATTTCCAGACACTCCTATTACATTCCGCATGCTGTTAAACCATACTTCAGGAATCGATAACAATTGGAAGCTGTACGACAGCCTCTATACTTCGAACACCGGTGGTGGTGACTCAACGGTTGCACTCGCGCAGTTCATGAAGGATTTTCTCGTTCCGGGAGAAAAATGGTACGACGAAGAAAAAAACTTTACGAAAGATAAACCTGGTTCGGCGTTCAGCTACAGCAATGTCGGATATGGTTTACTCGGCTATTTAGTCGAAGAGATTTCCAAAATACCTTTTCCGGATTATACGCAGCAGCATATCTTTGACCCGGTGGGCATGAAGCATACCAAATGGCTGCATAAAGATTTATTAAGCAATAACGTGCTTGCCGTGCCATATGATGCAAAACATAAACCGTTGATGCCCTATTCTTTCCCGACTTATCCCGACGGTACGCTGAAGACAACGACTACTGAATTTGCTAAATTCTATCTTGCCATCATGAACGGCGGGAAGGCCGAGAAAGGAACCATCCTATCGCAGACCACACTTGATGAGATGTTCAAACCTCAATCGGATAATGGCAATCAGGCACTCGGATGGAGCTATTCAGCGCTGGATAGTCTTTACTTGAAAGGTGTCAGCAAGGGCAAGGTTATCGGACACAACGGCTCTGATCCCGGAGTGCTCACGATTACGATGTTTAATCCAGACAACAAGTCAGGTTTGATCCTCTTTTTTAACCATGAGCTGAGCTTAAGTTTAAAATCGCTGAATCTTCATTCCATGGTCAAGCGCCTGGTTAAAGAATCGGGTATGTAA
- the msrA gene encoding peptide-methionine (S)-S-oxide reductase MsrA → MQKATFAGGCFWCMVSPFEEQPGIHGILSGYMGGTLENPTYEQVLTGETGHLEVVQITYDSDIFPYEKLLELYWPQIDPTDAVGQGNDRKSQYRAAIFYHTEEQRQLAQLSKEELGKSGRFDKPIVIEIQEAEVFYPAEEYHQNYHRKNPKFYKESRVYSGRDAIIEKYWK, encoded by the coding sequence ATACAAAAAGCAACGTTTGCCGGAGGCTGTTTCTGGTGTATGGTAAGTCCTTTTGAAGAACAGCCCGGTATACATGGCATTCTGTCCGGCTATATGGGCGGAACGCTAGAGAACCCTACTTACGAGCAAGTATTAACTGGTGAAACCGGTCATTTGGAAGTCGTACAAATCACTTATGATTCGGACATCTTCCCATATGAAAAACTGCTTGAGCTTTACTGGCCGCAAATTGACCCTACAGATGCTGTAGGACAAGGCAATGACCGCAAAAGCCAATACCGTGCTGCCATCTTTTATCACACAGAAGAACAGCGCCAGCTTGCTCAATTATCCAAGGAAGAGCTTGGGAAGAGCGGCCGTTTTGACAAACCGATTGTAATAGAGATTCAAGAAGCGGAAGTATTCTATCCGGCGGAAGAGTATCACCAGAATTATCACCGTAAAAATCCAAAGTTCTATAAGGAATCAAGAGTATATTCTGGCCGTGATGCTATTATCGAGAAATACTGGAAGTGA